One window from the genome of Dolosigranulum savutiense encodes:
- a CDS encoding flavodoxin: MVSALIVYASLTGNTEEGAEILEEAFVDLDVDVEVLESTFADPEDFLDFDIVIVGTYTYGTDADLPDEIVDFYEELAEVDLSGKIFGTFGSGDTFYEKFCQSVLDFDQQFERTGATRGSQPVLYNLYPEEDDIAALEKMAKELVKIAQN, encoded by the coding sequence ATGGTTAGTGCCTTAATTGTATATGCAAGTTTAACGGGGAATACGGAGGAAGGTGCCGAGATTTTAGAAGAGGCTTTTGTCGATCTAGATGTTGATGTTGAAGTACTAGAGAGTACGTTCGCAGATCCTGAAGATTTCTTAGATTTTGATATTGTCATCGTCGGAACCTATACCTATGGAACTGATGCTGATTTACCGGATGAGATTGTTGATTTTTATGAAGAATTAGCCGAAGTCGATTTAAGTGGTAAAATATTTGGCACGTTCGGTTCGGGAGATACATTCTATGAGAAGTTCTGTCAGTCCGTTCTTGACTTCGATCAGCAGTTCGAACGGACTGGCGCAACACGTGGTTCTCAACCAGTCTTATATAACTTGTACCCTGAAGAAGATGACATTGCAGCCTTGGAAAAAATGGCAAAGGAACTGGTTAAAATCGCTCAGAACTAA